A single genomic interval of Daucus carota subsp. sativus chromosome 1, DH1 v3.0, whole genome shotgun sequence harbors:
- the LOC108205453 gene encoding uncharacterized protein LOC108205453 has protein sequence MGEKRGSIAFFTTYRPPVALDIYSCPLPPKSPHEELSMTDGESFNYDGHSITPAALKLIIKRPKLIPEGIKDADVDNGSVSGIVFVSERDDLETLQIAIHNSASRKAVTTKVFSFEDVYPRSDGVRMEDSPCVAGAKRDTLVYISTKEPAPRRRQPWTVVYRTHLKTGETGRLTPSLQADLSPSVSPSGKRIAVASYQRKAGWAGEIQDLQTSIYVMNVEKPFNRKLVVENGGWPTWGSEGVLFFHRKVDAFWAVFRVEFGDSYISEPIRVTPDKSNAMTPLAIDSTTVAVSMIRDLAKFGIDRTPEHYRHIIVFDSNTKKPVMDVTQVTKPLADHFNPFLIMDAKTNTKRIGYHRVNTGLIKPGENIERQFRKIESPVPDVGLFRLSGAFPTFSNDGKKVAFVDNEFKSVWVADEKGLRMVFEMDGPGKIFSPVWNQNKDLDILYVCIGPAFSADQLLEIHRIPNASRGRQHAQLLTDGFNNAFPSSNPEGTQLVFRSTRDHPIDSSKPGTERNDFKNLYIMEDAEEGDFGEGKITRLTEGDWVDTHCQWSPSGEWIVFSSTRDKPKTAPLKDNKLDSGYFAVYLVNPKHKDVVVRVFGSADDLAGHVNHPFFSPDGRSIVVTADLAGISVDPISLPLVEHSVRAYGDIFSVDIDKDDIKKNENVKNFKRITHTRYENSTATWTMFSTDDPNASWNLQFSEEYTPACPHAPASGAESWHMSGHLCIPKRCC, from the exons ATGGGAGAGAAGAGAGGGAGCATTGCCTTCTTCACAACCTATCGCCCACCCGTGGCTCTGGACATTTACTCCTGTCCGTTGCCTCCCAAGTCACCACACGAAGAACTTAGCATGACCGACGGAGAGTCGTTCAATTACGATGGTCATTCCATTACCCCCGCGGCTCTCAAACTCATTATCAAGCGTCCGAAGCTGATTCCCGAAGGAATCAAGGATGCCGATGTAGATAATGGCAGTGTCTCGGGTATAGTGTTTGTTTCCGAACGAGATGACCTGGAAACACTTCAAATTGCTATTCACAATTCTGCATCTCGTAAAGCTGTTACTACGAAAGTCTTCAGTTTCGAGGATGTTTATCCTCGATCAGACGGCGTTCGCATGGAGGACAGCCCTTGCGTAGCTGGTGCTAAACGCGATACTCTCGTCTATATTTCCACCAAGGAGCCTGCTCCGCGTCGTCGTCAGCCCTGGACCGTGGTTTACAGAACTCATCTCAAGACTGGAGAAACCGGCCGACTTACACCATCAT TGCAAGCTGATTTAAGCCCCTCTGTGTCACCGTCTGGAAAGAGGATAGCCGTGGCGTCGTACCAGAGGAAGGCCGGTTGGGCTGGGGAGATCCAAGATTTGCAAACCTCTATATATGTGATGAATGTAGAGAAGCCATTCAACCGCAAATTGGTTGTGGAGAATGGTGGCTGGCCGACTTGGGGGAGTGAAGGTGTCCTGTTTTTTCACCGGAAGGTTGATGCCTTTTGGGCAGTTTTCCGTGTTGAATTTGGTGACTCGTACATTTCAGAACCCATTCGTGTAACTCCAGACAAGTCAAATGCCATGACCCCTCTAGCCATCGATTCTACCACTGTGGCTGTGTCCATGATTCGTGATTTGGCAAAATTCGGTATTGATCGCACACCAGAGCACTACCGTCACATTATAGTATTTGATTCGAATACTAAGAAACCAGTGATGGATGTCACTCAAGTAACGAAACCTCTAGCAGATCATTTCAACCCCTTCTTGATAATGGATGCTAAAACCAATACCAAGCGCATCGGATATCATCGTGTCAACACTGGCCTTATTAAg CCTGGAGAAAATATAGAAAGACAGTTCCGTAAGATTGAGTCCCCGGTTCCTGATGTAGGACTGTTCAGGTTGTCCGGAGCATTTCCAACATTTTCCAACGACGGCAAGAAGGTTGCATTCGTTGACAATGAGTTCAAGTCTGTCTGGGTCGCTGATGAAAAAGGCTTGCGGATGGTTTTTGAG ATGGATGGACCGGGCAAAATCTTTTCCCCTGTGTGGAACCagaacaaggatttggatatcCTGTACGTGTGTATTGGACCGGCTTTTTCAGCTGATCAGTTATTAGAAATACATCGCATCCCAAACGCTTCCAGAGGAAGACAACATGCTCAACTCCTCACCGATGGTTTCAATAATGCTTTCCCTTCCTCTAATCCTGAGG GTACACAATTGGTTTTTCGTTCTACAAGAGATCATCCTATTGATTCTAGTAAACCTGGAACGGAAAGGAATGATTTCAAGAATCTATACATAATGGAGGATGCAGAGGAAGGAGATTTTGGTGAAGGGAAAATAACGAGGCTGACAGAAGGGGATTGGGTTGACACACATTGCCAATGGTCCCCGAGTGGAGAGTGGATTGTATTTTCTTCCACTCGCGACAAGCCCAAAACAGCGCCACTCAAGGACAATAAGCTTGATTCAGGGTATTTTGCAGTGTATCTAGTGAACCCCAAGCATAAGGACGTGGTGGTACGAGTTTTTGGAAGTGCAGATGATCTTGCAGGGCATGTGAACCATCCATTCTTCAGTCCAGATGGAAGGAGCATTGTTGTCACCGCGGATCTTGCTGGTATTTCTGTCGATCCCATCTCATTGCCTCTTGTGGAGCACTCGGTCAGGGCCTATGGAGATATTTTCAGTGTGGACATTGACAAGGATGACATTAAGAAGAACGAGAATGTGAAGAATTTCAAACGCATCACACACACTAGATATGAGAATTCTACGGCCACTTGGACAATGTTCTCAACCGATGACCCAAATGCATCATGGAATCTGCAATTCAGCGAAGAATACACTCCAGCTTGTCCTCATGCACCGGCTAGTGGAGCTGAAAGTTGGCACATGAGTGGCCACCTCTGCATCCCAAAACGTTGTTGCTGA